From the Pseudarthrobacter sp. MM222 genome, one window contains:
- a CDS encoding methylated-DNA--[protein]-cysteine S-methyltransferase, with protein sequence MKAQLLTMSTPDGPFTIIARDGAVLASGWTAVPGELTGQIHPELLPGEYEPVTDLGTISAAVEEFYAGNPAPAMDVPVVQKSGPFRNHAWEMLRTVTPGRPVTYTEYAELSGNVKAVRAAASACAFNAAALFVPCHRVIRTDGSLGGFRWGLAIKESLLDRERQTALAELK encoded by the coding sequence ATGAAAGCCCAGTTGTTGACCATGTCCACCCCCGACGGTCCCTTCACCATCATTGCCAGGGACGGCGCGGTGCTGGCGTCGGGCTGGACCGCCGTTCCGGGCGAACTGACCGGCCAGATCCATCCTGAGCTGCTTCCAGGTGAATACGAGCCGGTCACGGACCTCGGCACCATTTCAGCCGCCGTCGAGGAGTTCTATGCGGGCAATCCTGCCCCCGCCATGGACGTTCCCGTCGTGCAGAAATCCGGCCCGTTCCGCAACCACGCCTGGGAAATGCTCCGGACCGTGACGCCGGGACGCCCTGTGACGTATACGGAATATGCGGAACTGTCCGGGAACGTAAAGGCGGTCCGGGCCGCGGCCAGCGCCTGCGCGTTCAACGCGGCGGCGCTGTTCGTGCCCTGCCACCGGGTCATCCGGACCGACGGCAGCCTGGGCGGCTTCCGTTGGGGCCTGGCCATCAAGGAGAGCCTGCTGGACCGGGAACGCCAGACAGCACTGGCCGAGCTTAAGTAG
- a CDS encoding pyridoxine/pyridoxamine 5'-phosphate oxidase, with product MSETFRQLLRSLPDFPEALPDFDPSAAPADPADLFRQWLDEALAAGVQQPNACSLATADEHGRPSARMLILKDIDDAGWLFATSRTSRKGHELTANPHAALNFYWQQQGRQVRVAGPVTELSAEASAADWHARPGADGSDNPDWQLYAVRPREIEFWQARHDRRHIRHRYGPDELG from the coding sequence ATGAGCGAAACGTTCCGCCAACTGCTGCGGTCCCTGCCGGACTTCCCCGAAGCACTGCCGGACTTCGATCCGTCCGCGGCGCCCGCCGATCCGGCGGATCTGTTCCGGCAGTGGCTTGACGAGGCGCTGGCGGCCGGCGTCCAGCAGCCCAACGCCTGCAGCCTCGCCACCGCGGACGAACATGGCCGCCCGTCCGCCAGGATGTTGATCCTGAAGGACATCGACGACGCCGGCTGGCTCTTTGCGACCTCCCGCACCTCCCGCAAGGGCCACGAACTGACGGCCAATCCGCACGCGGCGTTGAACTTCTACTGGCAGCAGCAGGGCCGGCAGGTCCGGGTGGCTGGCCCGGTGACGGAGCTCTCCGCCGAAGCCTCCGCGGCCGACTGGCACGCCAGGCCCGGCGCGGACGGCAGCGACAATCCGGACTGGCAGCTCTACGCGGTCCGGCCCCGCGAGATTGAATTCTGGCAGGCCCGGCACGACCGCCGGCACATCCGCCACCGCTACGGCCCGGACGAGCTGGGTTAA
- a CDS encoding maleylpyruvate isomerase family mycothiol-dependent enzyme has translation MTPITPEQLLDELRRAADVVAGIVAKLTEQDVEAPSELPGWTRGHVLAHLTGIANAMARQLEYAARGENIELYDGGVEGRTRAIELAAGHSLAEHRADLDSALARALRAFDSLDGAGWKRPITYRGGVVFDGGLALWRELVIHATDLGTGRGPETWSRPFCEQLFDFLAARVPDGERFVLQPLGLPAVAIGTPGGTSTVINGMLTDIAAWLAGRTPTLGSLRATAAADGVDLPELLPWPAGTPVTNVNK, from the coding sequence ATGACCCCAATCACACCGGAACAACTGCTGGACGAACTCCGCCGCGCCGCCGACGTCGTGGCCGGGATCGTCGCGAAACTGACCGAACAGGACGTCGAGGCGCCCTCCGAGCTGCCGGGCTGGACCCGGGGACACGTGCTGGCCCACCTCACAGGCATCGCCAATGCGATGGCCCGCCAGCTGGAATACGCGGCCCGCGGCGAAAACATCGAGCTGTACGACGGCGGCGTCGAGGGCCGCACGCGGGCCATCGAGTTGGCCGCCGGACACAGCCTGGCGGAACACCGGGCCGACCTCGACTCAGCATTGGCCAGGGCCCTGCGCGCCTTCGACTCCCTCGACGGCGCGGGCTGGAAGCGGCCCATCACGTACCGCGGGGGAGTCGTGTTCGACGGCGGGCTGGCGCTTTGGCGCGAACTCGTCATCCACGCCACCGACCTCGGCACGGGCCGCGGCCCCGAAACCTGGAGCCGACCGTTCTGCGAGCAGCTCTTCGACTTCCTCGCCGCGCGGGTGCCCGACGGCGAACGGTTCGTGCTTCAGCCGCTCGGCCTGCCCGCGGTGGCCATCGGAACACCCGGCGGCACGTCGACGGTCATCAACGGAATGCTTACCGACATCGCCGCGTGGCTCGCCGGCCGCACGCCCACCCTCGGGAGCCTGCGCGCCACGGCAGCGGCCGACGGCGTCGACCTTCCGGAACTGTTGCCCTGGCCGGCCGGGACGCCCGTCACCAACGTCAACAAATAG